One window from the genome of Chroicocephalus ridibundus unplaced genomic scaffold, bChrRid1.1 SCAFFOLD_219, whole genome shotgun sequence encodes:
- the LOC134509234 gene encoding von Willebrand factor A domain-containing protein 5A-like isoform X1 — protein sequence MLGVESRPLQCRDTPGDNPVLMNRDSGPLGLLWLYMKNLLVCRSPEMWHQSFGLLGKSYAHDTTGSFFLGKWLCIPLYPVSLCSAVVDVAIQDYVADVAAELIYQNKSQTSTEVLFVFPLGPHMAIYSFQARSEDAKVHAVLQDELSVPPCPSQVQQPHEATGGWENLEYLRDQSEYPGEAFACFLGTLSPGREVVVTLRYVQELPREPDGAARFVLSPTLNPYRTHYVWNCRTSKLHYSLLLTASLQSPRGVVNVQANFALTPLIYTAQDHSTAQAPLLQVSLAGSPQRHHDLELLVYYGDPSAVSAVVEKGDPEAPPGSLLGDPMVLVTLAPSIPEAVPGQRQSGEFIFLLNTTFLEHAQDSLLFLLKSLPLGCYFNIYCYEETSVGIYSQSVEYTQDNLTEAMRRIPSTGSSLGDSNLLETLRSVYNTPRPHRHPRQVWVQGHGGVEGQVSKGRERGHRSVGGRNHPKYTVVTREQGWYCGSGRGEWRGGSVSLGVSAPEWISLPRVLSLQRVSLLDPSLHFRGLLSPFGGHCARPPPLMSPVSQLFIFMAGLPPDVEAIAAEVCRHRNSHRCFSFCFSEDSAALAMALAKETGGEAAYVSSDSSMSLVVLKCLKQALKPAAEGVSLSWTLPRGLEVEVLGGTPQSIFQGQHNLLYAQIHGQAQDTTVAKGVMTLQYSLDGQDVTYTIEFPLCPQGDGRLAGHRLAARCLMKRLLPESVSGSGEEPRHRAVEISLTSGIICPFTSYVGVRTPQRVTWYQRPLALLPPRQSLIPCQIVELRGSRISSCYPKSIWVPPGWLTAVRASWLALRQLTHDIAALPQRGACSKACKPPPPLFSSLKYVDRMEFGLCSSILWRWCPEAAAKCQELVALQNADGSWALSSGLASVLEVDEDEIKGKMPDEVMEPSIWATVLAVTWLHRHDEYYQDLCELLEAKAVTWLCSQAVSQLDKCLETANTLLGSSVKPSVFRL from the exons ATGCTGGGGGTGGAGTCCAGACCTCTTCAATGCAGAGATACTCCTGGTGACAACCCAGTGCTCATGAACAGGGATTCTGGACCCCTGGGTTTGCTTTGGCTATACATG AAGAACCTTCTTGTCTGCAGGTCTCCAGAAATGTGGCATCAGAGCTTTGGACTTCTAGGAAAATCCTACGCCCATGACA CAACAGGATCCTTTTTCCTGGGGAAGTGGCTCTGCATACCCCTGTACCCAGTATCTCTGTGCAGTGCTGTTGTAGATGTTGCTATCCAGGATTATGTGGCTGATGTGGCTGCCGAACTTATCTACCAGAATAAGAGTCAGACCTCCACGGAAGTCCTCTTCGTCTTCCCCCTGGGCCCTCACATGGCCATCTACTCCTTCCAGGCCCGCAGTGAGGATGCCAAGGTCCACGCTGTGCTGCAAGATGAG CTttctgtccctccctgtccctcccaggTCCAGCAGCCGCACGAGGCTACAGGGGGCTGGGAGAATCTGGAATACCTTCGGGATCAGTCTGAGTATCCAGGGGAGGCATTTGCCTGCTTCCTGGGCACCCTGTCCCCTGGCAGGGAGGTGGTCGTGACCTTGCGCTACGTCCAAGAGCTGCCACGGGAGCCAGATGGAGCAGCCCGTTTTGTGCTGTCACCCACACTGAATCCCTACAGAACACACTATG TCTGGAATTGTCGCACTAGCAAGCTGCACTACAGCCTGCTGCTCACCGCTAGCCTACAGTCACCCCGTGGAGTGGTCAATGTCCAGGCCAACTTTGCCCTCACCCCTTTGATCTACACTGCCCAGGACCACAGCACTGCACAG GCACCCCTTCTCCAGGTCTCACTGGCTGGCAGCCCCCAACGTCATCATGATTTGGAGCTGCTGGTATATTATGGAGACCCCTCTGCAGTCAGTGCTGTGGTGGAGAAGGGAGACCCTGAGGCCCCTCCAG gctccctccttgGTGACCCCATGGTGTTGGTGACGCTGGCACCCAGCATCCCTGAGGCAGTGCCTGGGCAGCGCCAGTCTGGAGAGTTCATCTTCCTCCTGAACACCACATTCCTCGAGCATGCACAG gactccctgctcttccttctcaaAAGCCTGCCCCTGGGCTGCTACTTCAACATCTACTGCTATGAAGAAACCTCTGTGGGCATCTACTC GCAAAGTGTCGAATATACTCAGGACAACCTGACCGAGGCCATGCGGCGCATCCCCTCCACCGGCTCCAGTCTGGGTGACTCCAATCTGCTGGAAACCCTCCGCTCAGTCTACAATACCCCTCGTCCCCACCGCCATCCACGACAGGTCTGGGTACAGGGGCAtggaggggtggagggacagGTGtccaaggggagagagagaggacacaGGAGTGTGGGTGGAAGGAACCACCCAAAGTACACGGTGGTCACAAGGGAACAAGGATGGTACTgtgggtcggggaggggggaatGGAGAGGTGGGTCTGTATCTTTGGGGGTTTCTGCCCCTGAGTGGATATCTCTCCCTAGGGTACTCTCTCTACAGAGGGTCTCTCTGCTGGACCCCTCTCTCCATTTCAGGGGCCTGCTCTCCCCATTTGGGGGTCACTGTGCCAGACCCCCACCACTCATGTCCCCTGTCTCTCAGCTCTTCATCTTTATGGCTGGGCTACCCCCTGATGTGGAAGCCATTGCAGCTGAGGTCTGCCGTCACCGCAACAGCCACCG gtgtttctccttctgcttctctgagGACAGCGCTGCCCTGGCTATGGCCCTGGCCAAGGAGACAGGGGGTGAAGCTGCCTACGTCTCCTCTGACAGCAGTATGAGCCTTGTG GTGCTGAAGTGCCTGAAGCAGGCCCTCAAGCCAGCAGCTGAGGGAGTCTCTCTGAGCTGGACCCTGCCCCGCGGCCTGGAGGTtgaggtgctggggggcactCCTCAGTCCATCTTCCAGGGTCAACACAACCTCCTCTATGCCCAGATCCATGGACAGGCACAG GATACAACAGTGGCCAAAGGGGTCATGACCTTGCAGTACAGCCTGGATGGCCAAGATGTCACTTACACCATTGAATTCCCCCTGTGCCCACAGGGAGATGGCCG gctggctgggcatCGTCTGGCTGCGAGGTGCTTGATGAAGAGGTTGTTGCCAGAGTCTGTGAGTGGGTCAGGGGAGGAACCAAGACATCGCGCAGTTGAGATCAGCCTCACTTCGGGGATCATCTGCCCCTTTACCAGCTATGTGGGGGTTCGCACACCACAGAGGGTCACCTGGTACCAAA GGCCCCTGGCACTGTTGCCACCCCGCCAGTCACTCATCCCCTGCCAGATCGTTGAACTTCGTGGCTCCAGGATCTCTTCCTGCTATCCTAAGAGCATCTGGGTCCCACCTGGCTGGCTGACAGCGGTGCGTGCATCATGGCTTGCCCTCCGTCAACTTACCCATGACATTGCTGCCCTGCCCCAGAGGGGAGCTTGCTCAAAAG CATgtaaaccaccaccaccacttttttcttctctcaagtaTGTGGATCGCATGGAATTTGGTTTGTGCTCTTCAATTTTGTGGCGATGGTGCCCTGAAGCCGCTGCCAAGTGTCAGGAGCTGGTGGCCCTGCAGAATGCAGATGGCTCCTGGGCCCTCAGCTCAGGACTGGCCTCTGTGCTAGAAGTTGATGAGGATGAAATCAAGGGAAAGATGCCTGATGAG GTCATGGAGCCAAGCATCTGGGCCACAGTGCTGGCTGTGACCTGGCTACACAGACATGACGAGTATTACCAAGACCTCTGTGAGCTGCTGGAGGCCAAGGCTGTGACCTGGCTGTGCAGCCAAGCTG TGTCTCAGCTGGACAAGTGCCTGGAGACAGCCAACACCCTCCTTGGGAGCAGCGTGAAGCCAAGTGTTTTCAGGCTCTGA
- the LOC134509234 gene encoding von Willebrand factor A domain-containing protein 5A-like isoform X5, whose amino-acid sequence MLGVESRPLQCRDTPGDNPVLMNRDSGPLGLLWLYMKNLLVCRSPEMWHQSFGLLGKSYAHDTTGSFFLGKWLCIPLYPVSLCSAVVDVAIQDYVADVAAELIYQNKSQTSTEVLFVFPLGPHMAIYSFQARSEDAKVHAVLQDELSVPPCPSQVQQPHEATGGWENLEYLRDQSEYPGEAFACFLGTLSPGREVVVTLRYVQELPREPDGAARFVLSPTLNPYRTHYVWNCRTSKLHYSLLLTASLQSPRGVVNVQANFALTPLIYTAQDHSTAQAPLLQVSLAGSPQRHHDLELLVYYGDPSAVSAVVEKGDPEAPPGSLLGDPMVLVTLAPSIPEAVPGQRQSGEFIFLLNTTFLEHAQDSLLFLLKSLPLGCYFNIYCYEETSVGIYSQSVEYTQDNLTEAMRRIPSTGSSLGDSNLLETLRSVYNTPRPHRHPRQLFIFMAGLPPDVEAIAAEVCRHRNSHRCFSFCFSEDSAALAMALAKETGGEAAYVSSDSSMSLVVLKCLKQALKPAAEGVSLSWTLPRGLEVEVLGGTPQSIFQGQHNLLYAQIHGQAQDTTVAKGVMTLQYSLDGQDVTYTIEFPLCPQGDGRLAGHRLAARCLMKRLLPESVSGSGEEPRHRAVEISLTSGIICPFTSYVGVRTPQRVTWYQRPLALLPPRQSLIPCQIVELRGSRISSCYPKSIWVPPGWLTAVRASWLALRQLTHDIAALPQRGACSKACKPPPPLFSSLKYVDRMEFGLCSSILWRWCPEAAAKCQELVALQNADGSWALSSGLASVLEVDEDEIKGKMPDEVMEPSIWATVLAVTWLHRHDEYYQDLCELLEAKAVTWLCSQAVSQLDKCLETANTLLGSSVKPSVFRL is encoded by the exons ATGCTGGGGGTGGAGTCCAGACCTCTTCAATGCAGAGATACTCCTGGTGACAACCCAGTGCTCATGAACAGGGATTCTGGACCCCTGGGTTTGCTTTGGCTATACATG AAGAACCTTCTTGTCTGCAGGTCTCCAGAAATGTGGCATCAGAGCTTTGGACTTCTAGGAAAATCCTACGCCCATGACA CAACAGGATCCTTTTTCCTGGGGAAGTGGCTCTGCATACCCCTGTACCCAGTATCTCTGTGCAGTGCTGTTGTAGATGTTGCTATCCAGGATTATGTGGCTGATGTGGCTGCCGAACTTATCTACCAGAATAAGAGTCAGACCTCCACGGAAGTCCTCTTCGTCTTCCCCCTGGGCCCTCACATGGCCATCTACTCCTTCCAGGCCCGCAGTGAGGATGCCAAGGTCCACGCTGTGCTGCAAGATGAG CTttctgtccctccctgtccctcccaggTCCAGCAGCCGCACGAGGCTACAGGGGGCTGGGAGAATCTGGAATACCTTCGGGATCAGTCTGAGTATCCAGGGGAGGCATTTGCCTGCTTCCTGGGCACCCTGTCCCCTGGCAGGGAGGTGGTCGTGACCTTGCGCTACGTCCAAGAGCTGCCACGGGAGCCAGATGGAGCAGCCCGTTTTGTGCTGTCACCCACACTGAATCCCTACAGAACACACTATG TCTGGAATTGTCGCACTAGCAAGCTGCACTACAGCCTGCTGCTCACCGCTAGCCTACAGTCACCCCGTGGAGTGGTCAATGTCCAGGCCAACTTTGCCCTCACCCCTTTGATCTACACTGCCCAGGACCACAGCACTGCACAG GCACCCCTTCTCCAGGTCTCACTGGCTGGCAGCCCCCAACGTCATCATGATTTGGAGCTGCTGGTATATTATGGAGACCCCTCTGCAGTCAGTGCTGTGGTGGAGAAGGGAGACCCTGAGGCCCCTCCAG gctccctccttgGTGACCCCATGGTGTTGGTGACGCTGGCACCCAGCATCCCTGAGGCAGTGCCTGGGCAGCGCCAGTCTGGAGAGTTCATCTTCCTCCTGAACACCACATTCCTCGAGCATGCACAG gactccctgctcttccttctcaaAAGCCTGCCCCTGGGCTGCTACTTCAACATCTACTGCTATGAAGAAACCTCTGTGGGCATCTACTC GCAAAGTGTCGAATATACTCAGGACAACCTGACCGAGGCCATGCGGCGCATCCCCTCCACCGGCTCCAGTCTGGGTGACTCCAATCTGCTGGAAACCCTCCGCTCAGTCTACAATACCCCTCGTCCCCACCGCCATCCACGACAG CTCTTCATCTTTATGGCTGGGCTACCCCCTGATGTGGAAGCCATTGCAGCTGAGGTCTGCCGTCACCGCAACAGCCACCG gtgtttctccttctgcttctctgagGACAGCGCTGCCCTGGCTATGGCCCTGGCCAAGGAGACAGGGGGTGAAGCTGCCTACGTCTCCTCTGACAGCAGTATGAGCCTTGTG GTGCTGAAGTGCCTGAAGCAGGCCCTCAAGCCAGCAGCTGAGGGAGTCTCTCTGAGCTGGACCCTGCCCCGCGGCCTGGAGGTtgaggtgctggggggcactCCTCAGTCCATCTTCCAGGGTCAACACAACCTCCTCTATGCCCAGATCCATGGACAGGCACAG GATACAACAGTGGCCAAAGGGGTCATGACCTTGCAGTACAGCCTGGATGGCCAAGATGTCACTTACACCATTGAATTCCCCCTGTGCCCACAGGGAGATGGCCG gctggctgggcatCGTCTGGCTGCGAGGTGCTTGATGAAGAGGTTGTTGCCAGAGTCTGTGAGTGGGTCAGGGGAGGAACCAAGACATCGCGCAGTTGAGATCAGCCTCACTTCGGGGATCATCTGCCCCTTTACCAGCTATGTGGGGGTTCGCACACCACAGAGGGTCACCTGGTACCAAA GGCCCCTGGCACTGTTGCCACCCCGCCAGTCACTCATCCCCTGCCAGATCGTTGAACTTCGTGGCTCCAGGATCTCTTCCTGCTATCCTAAGAGCATCTGGGTCCCACCTGGCTGGCTGACAGCGGTGCGTGCATCATGGCTTGCCCTCCGTCAACTTACCCATGACATTGCTGCCCTGCCCCAGAGGGGAGCTTGCTCAAAAG CATgtaaaccaccaccaccacttttttcttctctcaagtaTGTGGATCGCATGGAATTTGGTTTGTGCTCTTCAATTTTGTGGCGATGGTGCCCTGAAGCCGCTGCCAAGTGTCAGGAGCTGGTGGCCCTGCAGAATGCAGATGGCTCCTGGGCCCTCAGCTCAGGACTGGCCTCTGTGCTAGAAGTTGATGAGGATGAAATCAAGGGAAAGATGCCTGATGAG GTCATGGAGCCAAGCATCTGGGCCACAGTGCTGGCTGTGACCTGGCTACACAGACATGACGAGTATTACCAAGACCTCTGTGAGCTGCTGGAGGCCAAGGCTGTGACCTGGCTGTGCAGCCAAGCTG TGTCTCAGCTGGACAAGTGCCTGGAGACAGCCAACACCCTCCTTGGGAGCAGCGTGAAGCCAAGTGTTTTCAGGCTCTGA
- the LOC134509234 gene encoding von Willebrand factor A domain-containing protein 5A-like isoform X6, with the protein MLGVESRPLQCRDTPGDNPVLMNRDSGPLGLLWLYMKNLLVCRSPEMWHQSFGLLGKSYAHDTTGSFFLGKWLCIPLYPVSLCSAVVDVAIQDYVADVAAELIYQNKSQTSTEVLFVFPLGPHMAIYSFQARSEDAKVHAVLQDEVQQPHEATGGWENLEYLRDQSEYPGEAFACFLGTLSPGREVVVTLRYVQELPREPDGAARFVLSPTLNPYRTHYVWNCRTSKLHYSLLLTASLQSPRGVVNVQANFALTPLIYTAQDHSTAQVSLAGSPQRHHDLELLVYYGDPSAVSAVVEKGDPEAPPGSLLGDPMVLVTLAPSIPEAVPGQRQSGEFIFLLNTTFLEHAQDSLLFLLKSLPLGCYFNIYCYEETSVGIYSQSVEYTQDNLTEAMRRIPSTGSSLGDSNLLETLRSVYNTPRPHRHPRQLFIFMAGLPPDVEAIAAEVCRHRNSHRCFSFCFSEDSAALAMALAKETGGEAAYVSSDSSMSLVVLKCLKQALKPAAEGVSLSWTLPRGLEVEVLGGTPQSIFQGQHNLLYAQIHGQAQDTTVAKGVMTLQYSLDGQDVTYTIEFPLCPQGDGRLAGHRLAARCLMKRLLPESVSGSGEEPRHRAVEISLTSGIICPFTSYVGVRTPQRVTWYQRPLALLPPRQSLIPCQIVELRGSRISSCYPKSIWVPPGWLTAVRASWLALRQLTHDIAALPQRGACSKACKPPPPLFSSLKYVDRMEFGLCSSILWRWCPEAAAKCQELVALQNADGSWALSSGLASVLEVDEDEIKGKMPDEVMEPSIWATVLAVTWLHRHDEYYQDLCELLEAKAVTWLCSQAVSQLDKCLETANTLLGSSVKPSVFRL; encoded by the exons ATGCTGGGGGTGGAGTCCAGACCTCTTCAATGCAGAGATACTCCTGGTGACAACCCAGTGCTCATGAACAGGGATTCTGGACCCCTGGGTTTGCTTTGGCTATACATG AAGAACCTTCTTGTCTGCAGGTCTCCAGAAATGTGGCATCAGAGCTTTGGACTTCTAGGAAAATCCTACGCCCATGACA CAACAGGATCCTTTTTCCTGGGGAAGTGGCTCTGCATACCCCTGTACCCAGTATCTCTGTGCAGTGCTGTTGTAGATGTTGCTATCCAGGATTATGTGGCTGATGTGGCTGCCGAACTTATCTACCAGAATAAGAGTCAGACCTCCACGGAAGTCCTCTTCGTCTTCCCCCTGGGCCCTCACATGGCCATCTACTCCTTCCAGGCCCGCAGTGAGGATGCCAAGGTCCACGCTGTGCTGCAAGATGAG gTCCAGCAGCCGCACGAGGCTACAGGGGGCTGGGAGAATCTGGAATACCTTCGGGATCAGTCTGAGTATCCAGGGGAGGCATTTGCCTGCTTCCTGGGCACCCTGTCCCCTGGCAGGGAGGTGGTCGTGACCTTGCGCTACGTCCAAGAGCTGCCACGGGAGCCAGATGGAGCAGCCCGTTTTGTGCTGTCACCCACACTGAATCCCTACAGAACACACTATG TCTGGAATTGTCGCACTAGCAAGCTGCACTACAGCCTGCTGCTCACCGCTAGCCTACAGTCACCCCGTGGAGTGGTCAATGTCCAGGCCAACTTTGCCCTCACCCCTTTGATCTACACTGCCCAGGACCACAGCACTGCACAG GTCTCACTGGCTGGCAGCCCCCAACGTCATCATGATTTGGAGCTGCTGGTATATTATGGAGACCCCTCTGCAGTCAGTGCTGTGGTGGAGAAGGGAGACCCTGAGGCCCCTCCAG gctccctccttgGTGACCCCATGGTGTTGGTGACGCTGGCACCCAGCATCCCTGAGGCAGTGCCTGGGCAGCGCCAGTCTGGAGAGTTCATCTTCCTCCTGAACACCACATTCCTCGAGCATGCACAG gactccctgctcttccttctcaaAAGCCTGCCCCTGGGCTGCTACTTCAACATCTACTGCTATGAAGAAACCTCTGTGGGCATCTACTC GCAAAGTGTCGAATATACTCAGGACAACCTGACCGAGGCCATGCGGCGCATCCCCTCCACCGGCTCCAGTCTGGGTGACTCCAATCTGCTGGAAACCCTCCGCTCAGTCTACAATACCCCTCGTCCCCACCGCCATCCACGACAG CTCTTCATCTTTATGGCTGGGCTACCCCCTGATGTGGAAGCCATTGCAGCTGAGGTCTGCCGTCACCGCAACAGCCACCG gtgtttctccttctgcttctctgagGACAGCGCTGCCCTGGCTATGGCCCTGGCCAAGGAGACAGGGGGTGAAGCTGCCTACGTCTCCTCTGACAGCAGTATGAGCCTTGTG GTGCTGAAGTGCCTGAAGCAGGCCCTCAAGCCAGCAGCTGAGGGAGTCTCTCTGAGCTGGACCCTGCCCCGCGGCCTGGAGGTtgaggtgctggggggcactCCTCAGTCCATCTTCCAGGGTCAACACAACCTCCTCTATGCCCAGATCCATGGACAGGCACAG GATACAACAGTGGCCAAAGGGGTCATGACCTTGCAGTACAGCCTGGATGGCCAAGATGTCACTTACACCATTGAATTCCCCCTGTGCCCACAGGGAGATGGCCG gctggctgggcatCGTCTGGCTGCGAGGTGCTTGATGAAGAGGTTGTTGCCAGAGTCTGTGAGTGGGTCAGGGGAGGAACCAAGACATCGCGCAGTTGAGATCAGCCTCACTTCGGGGATCATCTGCCCCTTTACCAGCTATGTGGGGGTTCGCACACCACAGAGGGTCACCTGGTACCAAA GGCCCCTGGCACTGTTGCCACCCCGCCAGTCACTCATCCCCTGCCAGATCGTTGAACTTCGTGGCTCCAGGATCTCTTCCTGCTATCCTAAGAGCATCTGGGTCCCACCTGGCTGGCTGACAGCGGTGCGTGCATCATGGCTTGCCCTCCGTCAACTTACCCATGACATTGCTGCCCTGCCCCAGAGGGGAGCTTGCTCAAAAG CATgtaaaccaccaccaccacttttttcttctctcaagtaTGTGGATCGCATGGAATTTGGTTTGTGCTCTTCAATTTTGTGGCGATGGTGCCCTGAAGCCGCTGCCAAGTGTCAGGAGCTGGTGGCCCTGCAGAATGCAGATGGCTCCTGGGCCCTCAGCTCAGGACTGGCCTCTGTGCTAGAAGTTGATGAGGATGAAATCAAGGGAAAGATGCCTGATGAG GTCATGGAGCCAAGCATCTGGGCCACAGTGCTGGCTGTGACCTGGCTACACAGACATGACGAGTATTACCAAGACCTCTGTGAGCTGCTGGAGGCCAAGGCTGTGACCTGGCTGTGCAGCCAAGCTG TGTCTCAGCTGGACAAGTGCCTGGAGACAGCCAACACCCTCCTTGGGAGCAGCGTGAAGCCAAGTGTTTTCAGGCTCTGA